One window of Pyrus communis chromosome 12, drPyrComm1.1, whole genome shotgun sequence genomic DNA carries:
- the LOC137709778 gene encoding loganic acid O-methyltransferase-like: MAAAEEETSNFSEPEAHPMSGGDGPNSYANNSTLQKGAVDSAKELISKAVAEKLDTDVLLSSITFRVADLGCSVGPNTFLSVENILEAVELKYQNQGLNSEIPEFQVFFNDHTLNDFNKLFYSLPQNRRYYAAGVPGSFYGRLFPNGSINFFHSSYALQWLSRVPKEVVDKNSPAWNKGRIHYSDSTDEVLKAYETQHAEDMECFLNARAQEIAEGGLMVLIIPGNPNTLLHSNSMGHVTFQLIGSCLMDMARKGVVSEEEVDAYNIPLYAMTPQELEAAVERNEHFNLEKLETLPQVPIPRTVPLTQLASHVRAAFEGVIKQHFGEEILDELFDLYLKKLEDQPSILTSGTSTAINFLAVLKRKAN, encoded by the exons ATGGCTGCAGCTGAGGAGGAAACCAGTAACTTCTCTGAACCTGAAGCACATCCGATGAGCGGTGGAGATGGTCCCAACAGCTACGCCAACAACTCAACTTTGCAG AAAGGAGCCGTGGATTCTGCAAAAGAACTTATAAGCAAGGCAGTTGCCGAAAAGCTTGACACAGACGTGTTGTTATCTTCTATCACCTTTCGCGTTGCCGATTTGGGTTGCTCGGTCGGGCCAAATACTTTTTTGTCTGTTGAAAACATACTCGAAGCTGTTGAACTAAAGTATCAGAACCAAGGGCTGAACTCAGAAATCCCTGAATTTCAAGTCTTCTTTAATGATCATACTCTCAATGATTTTAACAAGCTCTTCTACTCCCTCCCGCAGAACAGGCGATACTATGCTGCAGGCGTGCCTGGTTCTTTCTACGGCCGCCTATTTCCTAATGGTTCTATTAACTTTTTTCACTCATCTTATGCCCTTCAGTGGCTTTCTAGAGTACCAAAAGAGGTAGTGGACAAAAATAGTCCAGCATGGAACAAAGGACGAATCCATTACTCAGATTCCACTGATGAAGTCTTAAAGGCTTACGAAACTCAACATGCTGAGGACATGGAGTGCTTTCTAAATGCCAGGGCACAAGAGATTGCAGAAGGAGGATTGATGGTACTCATCATTCCAGGCAACCCCAATACTCTCCTTCATTCGAATTCAATGGGACATGTGACCTTTCAACTTATAGGGTCTTGCCTCATGGACATGGCTAGAAAG GGAGTAGTGAGTGAAGAGGAAGTAGATGCATATAACATACCTCTGTACGCCATGACTCCCCAAGAACTGGAAGCTGCTGTAGAAAgaaatgaacattttaacctagaGAAGTTGGAAACATTACCTCAAGTGCCGATTCCTCGCACTGTCCCTTTAACCCAACTCGCATCACATGTGAGAGCTGCCTTTGAGGGAGTTATCAAGCAGCATTTCGGAGAGGAAATCTTAGATGAGCTCTTTGACTTGTACCTTAAGAAACTTGAAGACCAACCCTCTATCCTTACGTCGGGGACTTCAACTGCAATTAACTTTCTGGCCGTTCTTAAGCGGAAGGCAAATTGA
- the LOC137711741 gene encoding loganic acid O-methyltransferase-like, which yields MAASRELIEAFPMKSGDGPNSYAKNSTYQRQLVDAGKEILSKTIAEKLDVEILLSSNSTFRVADLGCSVGPNTFSAVENILEAVEFKYQSRGLSSQIPAGFQVFFNDHTSNDFNMLFRSLPPNRRYCAAGVPGSFHGRLFPNASIHFFHSSFTIHWMSRVPKEVADKNSPAWNKGRIHYLNSTEEVVRAYKAQHAEDMECFLHARAQEIVHGGLMALTIPGLPSLPHETSHPRAARNGTHQLVESCLTEMVRKGMVSEEKVDSFNVPIYYMSLEELEAAVERNGCFSVERIENLPFPQGSGSISKLIISHIRAAIEGLIKQHFGHEILDELFDLCCKKFEEQRLEYESGRPIIYLAVLKRKAN from the exons atgGCTGCATCAAGGGAGCTAATTGAAGCATTTCCAATGAAAAGTGGAGATGGTCCCAACAGCTATGCCAAGAACTCCACTTACCAG AGACAACTAGTGGATGCTGGCAAAGAAATTCTAAGCAAGACAATTGCCGAAAAGCTTGACGTAGAAATCTTGTTATCTTCCAATAGTACCTTTCGCGTTGCGGATCTTGGTTGCTCTGTCGGACCTAATACATTTTCCGCGGTTGAAAACATACTTGAAGCTGTAGAGTTCAAGTATCAAAGCCGAGGCCTGAGTTCTCAAATCCCTGCCGGATTTCAAGTCTTCTTCAATGATCACACCTCGAATGATTTTAACATGCTATTCCGCTCCCTCCCACCAAACAGGCGGTACTGTGCAGCGGGCGTACCTGGTTCTTTCCACGGTCGCCTATTTCCTAACGCTTCGATTCACTTTTTCCACTCTTCTTTTACCATTCATTGGATGTCTAGAGTGCCGAAAGAGGTTGCAGACAAGAACTCCCCTGCTTGGAATAAAGGACGAATCCATTACCTAAATTCCACGGAGGAAGTAGTAAGGGCTTACAAAGCTCAACATGCCGAGGACATGGAGTGCTTCCTCCATGCCAGGGCACAAGAGATTGTGCATGGAGGACTGATGGCACTTACCATTCCAGGCCTCCCTAGCCTCCCTCACGAAACCTCTCATCCTCGTGCAGCGCGAAACGGGACCCATCAACTAGTAGAATCTTGTCTTACGGAGATGGTTCGAAAG GGCATGGTTAGTGAAGAGAAAGTAGATTCGTTCAACGTACCGATATATTATATGTCACTGGAAGAATTGGAAGCTGCTGTAGAACGCAACGGATGCTTCAGCGTGGAGAGAATCGAAAATCTGCCATTTCCACAAGGCAGTGGCTCTATTAGCAAACTAATCATATCTCACATCAGAGCTGCCATAGAAGGGCTCATCAAGCAGCACTTTGGCCATGAGATTTTAGACGAGCTCTTCGACTTGTGTTGCAAGAAATTCGAAGAGCAACGCCTCGAGTATGAGTCAGGGAGGCCGATTATCTATCTTGCTGTGCTTAAACGCAAAGCAAATTGA